A genome region from Euphorbia lathyris chromosome 4, ddEupLath1.1, whole genome shotgun sequence includes the following:
- the LOC136227362 gene encoding polyadenylate-binding protein-interacting protein 11-like, which produces MTNMAQREDIIRRTVYVSDIDQQVTEKQLAALFIGCGQVVDCRICVQKKNTAHMIQWFGYIEGKRTALNLAGTMLGVYPVRVLRSKTAIAPVNPTFLPRTDDEREMCTRTIYCTNIDKKVT; this is translated from the exons ATGACTAATATGGCTCAGAGGGAGGATATAATTCGTAGGACTGTATATGTGTCTGACATTGATCAACAA GTGACTGAAAAGCAGCTTGCCGCTCTATTTATTGGCTGTGGGCAG GTGGTGGACTGTCGTATATGTG TGCAAAAGAAAAACACTGCTCATATGATCCAGTGGTTTGGCTATATAGAAGGTAAACGGACTGCTTTGAATCTGGCCGGGACAATGCTTGGAGTCTACCCTGTTAGGGTGCTGCGTTCAAAAACAGCCATTGCTCCAGTTAATCCAACCTTTTTGCCTAGG ACTGATGATGAACGTGAAATGTGCACAAGAACTATCTACTGCACAAACATTGATAAAAAG GTTACTTAA